The following are encoded in a window of Thalassotalea insulae genomic DNA:
- a CDS encoding ATP-binding protein, translating into MHSIFFRIYMGMLVAIMLITVVITLSVYYLSKQRITDHIYQNYSGTFYLISQGIARHSGSQRQQWLSAIERLSDLKFKAHDFSDKKLTDHQLGQLIKDKFYFQVDSALSSSYVYILLPEQQNYLSVQLDDFGSSLVRISAFLMLNELGRHKKTERPDALEGLRSRFNYSIQLKSLMDINVSITTLRTIKKGDIAVVVNVSGVSGSTMTAYAPIGNSPYVLVLDNIPFFDWFPLWLIIAVALMMLIFMAAASFYLVRPLEQRLAEVDRQIEQIGHDKEVSESAPIGFDAIGKLSNTVNAMAARIHKLIDAQDDMVRAISHELRAPITRIRFRLASMENQFVEQQHIQGVERNLDELETLIDEVLTFSKLKRERPELQLDAVNIEHLLQELLKKQAPCGKTITLDVSEHQVFADQRFLTRAIENLLLNAMKYASTKIAVKFFVDHNMNTLWIEDDGPGIPKLMRNDIFQAFKRIDASRNRQSGGYGLGLAIVKQVARWHGGDVTVQDSKFQGAKLVFTWPRNMVNCRETNGAQQGE; encoded by the coding sequence ATGCACAGCATATTTTTTCGTATCTATATGGGGATGTTGGTAGCGATCATGTTAATTACGGTCGTTATTACCCTGTCTGTTTACTATTTAAGTAAGCAGCGCATAACTGATCATATCTATCAAAATTACAGTGGTACGTTTTATTTGATTTCGCAAGGGATAGCTCGCCACAGCGGTAGCCAAAGGCAGCAATGGTTGTCGGCGATTGAGCGGTTAAGTGACTTAAAATTTAAAGCACATGATTTTAGTGATAAAAAACTGACAGATCATCAATTAGGTCAATTAATAAAAGATAAATTTTATTTTCAAGTCGATAGCGCGTTATCCAGCAGTTATGTCTATATTTTATTGCCGGAGCAACAAAACTATCTTTCTGTTCAGTTAGATGATTTTGGTAGTTCATTAGTGCGTATCAGTGCGTTTTTAATGTTAAATGAATTAGGGCGTCATAAGAAAACCGAACGACCAGATGCCTTAGAGGGGTTACGCAGCCGATTTAATTATTCAATTCAGCTTAAAAGCTTGATGGATATTAATGTCAGTATTACCACTTTACGCACCATTAAAAAGGGGGACATTGCCGTAGTGGTAAATGTCTCGGGTGTCAGTGGCTCGACCATGACAGCTTATGCACCGATAGGTAATAGCCCCTATGTCTTAGTACTTGATAATATTCCTTTTTTTGACTGGTTCCCGTTATGGCTAATTATTGCAGTTGCCCTGATGATGCTAATATTCATGGCAGCAGCCAGTTTCTATTTAGTGCGGCCGTTAGAGCAACGCTTGGCAGAAGTTGATCGACAAATAGAACAAATCGGTCATGATAAGGAAGTCTCTGAAAGTGCTCCTATCGGATTTGATGCCATAGGCAAACTCTCCAATACCGTGAATGCGATGGCTGCTCGTATCCATAAGTTAATCGATGCCCAGGATGATATGGTCAGGGCGATTTCACATGAGCTACGTGCACCGATCACCCGTATCCGATTTCGTTTAGCGTCGATGGAAAATCAATTTGTAGAACAGCAACATATTCAAGGTGTTGAGCGAAATTTAGATGAACTGGAAACGTTAATTGATGAAGTACTAACGTTTTCTAAGCTGAAGAGAGAACGCCCTGAGTTACAGCTAGATGCAGTTAACATTGAACATTTGTTGCAGGAGCTGCTCAAGAAGCAGGCGCCCTGTGGTAAAACGATCACGCTTGATGTTAGTGAACACCAGGTGTTTGCCGATCAGCGATTTCTCACACGGGCAATTGAAAACCTGTTATTAAATGCGATGAAGTATGCTAGTACAAAAATAGCGGTTAAATTTTTTGTCGACCATAATATGAATACCTTATGGATAGAAGATGACGGTCCGGGGATCCCTAAGTTGATGCGTAACGACATTTTTCAAGCGTTTAAACGTATTGACGCCAGTCGAAATCGACAATCGGGCGGATATGGATTAGGGCTTGCAATCGTTAAGCAAGTTGCTCGTTGGCATGGAGGTGATGTCACCGTGCAGGATAGTAAATTTCAAGGCGCTAAATTGGTATTTACCTGGCCAAGGAATATGGTTAATTGCCGTGAAACAAATGGAGCACAACAAGGTGAATAA
- a CDS encoding UDP-2,3-diacylglucosamine diphosphatase — MSKMHYKTVWLSDIHLGCKDCKAEYLLNFLQQCQIDTLYLVGDIVDLWAMSKQFRWPKDHNKLFHYLLSLTAQGTRVIYLPGNHDEPLQQYDGMNFGDIEIHRSYTHTTAQGKKLLILHGDQFDPQVCFGPLHSWIGDVLYDFLLFLNRWYNWCRVKTGRPYWSLASHIKRKLKGANQAISRYRNACIAMAKNQGFDGIVCGHIHHPEIVEQQGILYLNDGDWVENCSAIVETQSGELSLVYWSFVTKANHLVDVSAKPKVVNGRKVA, encoded by the coding sequence ATGTCGAAAATGCACTATAAAACCGTGTGGTTATCTGACATTCACTTAGGGTGTAAAGATTGTAAAGCAGAGTATCTGCTTAATTTTCTTCAGCAATGTCAAATAGACACATTATACCTAGTAGGCGATATAGTGGATCTGTGGGCGATGAGCAAACAGTTTCGCTGGCCTAAAGACCATAATAAACTATTTCATTATTTATTGTCTCTTACGGCACAAGGGACACGGGTTATTTATTTACCCGGCAATCATGATGAACCACTTCAGCAATATGATGGTATGAATTTTGGCGATATTGAAATTCACCGCAGTTATACTCATACCACCGCTCAAGGGAAGAAACTACTGATACTACACGGAGATCAATTTGATCCACAAGTGTGCTTTGGTCCACTGCATTCCTGGATTGGCGATGTGCTTTATGATTTCTTATTGTTTCTTAACCGTTGGTACAACTGGTGTCGGGTTAAAACTGGTCGACCATACTGGTCGTTAGCGAGTCATATCAAACGCAAACTAAAAGGGGCGAATCAAGCGATTTCCCGATATCGTAATGCCTGCATAGCAATGGCAAAAAATCAGGGGTTCGACGGTATTGTTTGTGGTCATATTCACCATCCTGAAATTGTAGAGCAGCAAGGGATTTTATATCTCAATGATGGTGACTGGGTTGAAAATTGCTCGGCAATCGTGGAAACACAAAGCGGTGAGTTATCACTGGTGTATTGGTCATTTGTCACTAAGGCTAATCATTTGGTGGATGTATCAGCGAAACCTAAGGTAGTGAACGGACGTAAGGTTGCATAA
- the uvrC gene encoding excinuclease ABC subunit UvrC has product MSSSSTPFDHQAFLASVSQQAGVYRMYDGQQTVIYVGKAKQLKKRLASYFRKDVGSNKTKALVKQIAAIDVTVTHTEGEALLLENNYIKKYQPKYNILLRDDKSYPYLLITDHKHPKLGLHRGGKKVKGDYFGPYPTVGAVWESLRLMQKLFPIRQCEDSYYRARSRPCLQYQLGRCSAPCVDKISQQDYQQQVGLAKLFLKGKNSEVIDQLVAKMEAASTELAFEQAAKYRDQIATLRKVQQQQFVSGIAAEMDVVGFYRHKSQVCLHLLFIRDHKILGSKSYFPTIPLDTSDQEVLQAFIEQHYFGFDLKTGKVPKELVLPYKLENVKDIEQLLSEHAQHEVKVSYNVRSERAQYIKLANTNAETALTTKNSHKESMQARFAALNEVFELDNGINRIECFDISHTMGQQTIASNVVFNQEGPLKSDYRRYNVHGITPGDDYAAMAFALNKRYGKVTSTDKMPDIVFIDGGKGQLAKAEQFFAELDLATTPLLVGVAKGESRKPGLETLILAGSHQLISLPGSSPALHLVQHIRDESHRFAITGHRAKRQKASKKSTLEEIPGIGAKKRQALLKYLGGLQEVVKADVTSLAKVPGISDSLAQIIYDALHDK; this is encoded by the coding sequence TTGTCTTCTTCAAGCACACCTTTTGATCATCAAGCATTTCTCGCCTCTGTTTCTCAGCAAGCAGGGGTTTATCGTATGTATGACGGCCAGCAAACCGTTATTTACGTTGGTAAAGCTAAGCAGCTGAAAAAGCGCTTAGCAAGTTACTTTCGTAAAGATGTTGGCAGTAATAAAACTAAAGCGTTAGTAAAACAAATTGCTGCGATTGACGTTACTGTTACGCATACGGAAGGGGAAGCGCTGCTCCTTGAAAACAACTATATTAAGAAATATCAGCCGAAGTACAATATTTTACTGCGTGACGATAAATCCTATCCTTATTTGCTAATCACTGATCATAAACATCCTAAGTTAGGTTTGCATCGTGGTGGTAAAAAAGTCAAAGGGGATTATTTCGGACCTTATCCTACGGTTGGTGCGGTTTGGGAAAGTCTGAGGCTGATGCAAAAACTGTTTCCTATCCGTCAATGTGAAGACAGTTATTATCGCGCCCGCAGTCGACCTTGTTTACAGTACCAGCTTGGACGCTGCTCTGCGCCTTGTGTTGATAAAATATCTCAGCAAGACTATCAGCAGCAGGTAGGGCTGGCGAAACTGTTTTTAAAAGGCAAAAATTCAGAAGTTATCGATCAGCTGGTTGCAAAAATGGAAGCAGCAAGTACGGAACTTGCATTTGAGCAGGCAGCGAAATATCGCGATCAAATTGCTACTTTGCGTAAGGTCCAACAGCAACAGTTTGTTAGTGGTATCGCAGCAGAGATGGATGTAGTTGGTTTTTATCGTCATAAATCCCAAGTGTGTTTGCATTTATTATTTATTCGCGACCATAAAATTTTAGGTAGTAAGAGTTATTTTCCTACTATTCCTCTCGATACCAGTGATCAGGAAGTGTTGCAGGCATTTATTGAGCAGCACTATTTTGGTTTTGATTTAAAAACCGGCAAAGTACCGAAAGAGCTGGTGCTGCCATATAAACTCGAAAATGTTAAAGACATCGAACAGCTCTTATCGGAGCATGCTCAGCACGAGGTTAAAGTCTCTTATAATGTTCGATCAGAACGTGCTCAGTATATCAAATTAGCGAACACAAATGCTGAGACGGCACTGACAACCAAGAACAGCCATAAAGAATCGATGCAGGCGCGTTTTGCTGCGCTAAACGAAGTATTTGAATTAGATAACGGCATTAATCGTATTGAATGTTTTGATATTAGCCATACTATGGGGCAACAAACGATTGCATCTAACGTGGTATTTAACCAGGAAGGGCCGTTAAAGAGCGATTATCGTCGCTATAACGTTCATGGTATCACGCCGGGCGATGATTATGCCGCGATGGCGTTCGCGTTAAATAAACGCTATGGCAAAGTAACATCAACAGATAAAATGCCAGATATCGTTTTTATTGATGGTGGTAAAGGGCAGTTAGCCAAAGCAGAACAATTTTTCGCTGAACTGGATTTAGCGACAACACCTTTACTGGTTGGGGTGGCAAAAGGTGAATCTCGAAAACCCGGGCTGGAAACCTTAATCTTGGCGGGTAGCCATCAATTGATTTCTTTGCCTGGTAGTTCACCGGCATTACATTTAGTACAGCATATCCGAGATGAATCACATCGTTTTGCTATTACTGGTCACCGTGCTAAGCGACAAAAAGCCAGCAAGAAGTCGACGTTAGAAGAAATTCCAGGGATTGGTGCGAAGAAGCGTCAGGCATTGTTAAAGTATTTAGGTGGCTTACAGGAAGTTGTAAAAGCAGATGTGACATCATTAGCTAAAGTTCCGGGGATCAGTGATTCATTAGCGCAGATTATTTATGACGCCTTACATGACAAATAA
- a CDS encoding bifunctional 4-hydroxy-2-oxoglutarate aldolase/2-dehydro-3-deoxy-phosphogluconate aldolase produces the protein MTLTKKWQVMPKDLFAMGPIVPVLVIKDVEDALPIAEALLAADVRVLEVTLRTPAALDVISTIAKAMPEAVVGAGTVTNRELLQRSADAGAKFAISPGLTKDLLQAGNEGDVALIPGISSISELMDGIDYGYDHFKFFPAEASGGVKAIQSIGGPFPDIRFCPTGGINLNNINNYLALKNVVCCGGSWLVSDEIVAERNWGKITELATQALAHVR, from the coding sequence ATGACCCTAACTAAAAAATGGCAAGTTATGCCTAAAGACCTTTTTGCGATGGGACCAATAGTTCCTGTTTTAGTAATTAAAGACGTTGAAGATGCATTGCCAATTGCAGAAGCGTTACTGGCCGCAGATGTCAGAGTACTGGAAGTTACTTTGCGTACTCCAGCTGCACTTGATGTTATCAGTACGATTGCCAAAGCGATGCCAGAGGCGGTAGTAGGGGCTGGAACGGTGACTAATCGTGAATTATTACAGCGTTCTGCTGATGCTGGGGCTAAATTTGCCATCAGTCCAGGGTTAACCAAAGATTTATTACAAGCGGGTAATGAAGGCGATGTTGCTTTGATCCCTGGAATTTCGTCGATATCTGAATTGATGGACGGTATTGATTATGGTTACGATCACTTTAAATTCTTCCCTGCGGAAGCATCGGGTGGTGTGAAAGCGATCCAGTCGATTGGTGGCCCATTTCCAGATATTCGTTTCTGCCCAACGGGTGGTATTAACCTTAATAATATTAATAACTATCTCGCGTTAAAAAACGTAGTTTGCTGTGGTGGTTCATGGTTAGTGTCCGATGAAATAGTTGCAGAAAGGAACTGGGGTAAAATTACCGAATTAGCGACACAAGCGTTAGCACATGTTCGTTAA
- the fabA gene encoding bifunctional 3-hydroxydecanoyl-ACP dehydratase/trans-2-decenoyl-ACP isomerase, with protein MEQKNSFSKEDLILAGTTDFFGEGNSKLPSDNMLMMDRINLITEQGGLFDKGEIIAELDITPDLWFFDCHFKGDPVMPGCLGLDAMWQLVGFFLAWAGGPGKGRALGVGEVKFTGQILPTSKKVTYKIDLKRVIKRKLFMGIADGTVSVDGKEIYSAKDLKVGLFTDTSSF; from the coding sequence ATGGAACAAAAGAATTCATTTTCTAAAGAAGATTTGATCTTGGCTGGTACCACAGATTTTTTTGGTGAAGGCAACAGCAAACTTCCTTCTGACAACATGTTAATGATGGACCGCATCAACTTAATCACCGAACAAGGTGGTTTATTTGATAAGGGCGAAATCATTGCTGAATTGGATATTACTCCTGATTTATGGTTTTTTGATTGTCATTTTAAAGGCGACCCGGTAATGCCAGGTTGTTTAGGTCTTGATGCCATGTGGCAGCTGGTTGGCTTTTTCCTAGCATGGGCGGGAGGTCCAGGTAAAGGACGCGCATTAGGTGTTGGTGAAGTAAAATTTACCGGACAAATATTACCGACATCAAAAAAGGTAACCTATAAAATTGACTTAAAACGTGTGATCAAGCGTAAGTTATTTATGGGGATTGCCGATGGCACAGTCAGTGTTGACGGCAAAGAGATTTATAGCGCAAAAGATCTTAAAGTTGGTTTATTTACTGATACCTCTTCATTTTAA
- a CDS encoding GAF domain-containing sensor histidine kinase codes for MTELAPPDYSTLLVEQWSETLNLIAKILHVPTALIMKLENNQIKVFAKNMDRHNPYQINDSEIFDGSGLYCEHVVKSQKMLEVNNALTDPDWNDNPDIKLNMIYYLGLPLNYSDGTPFGTICVLDSNARTAKDEYKALLAHIKSNMEEQLHAYELQQRLFEKKNLKHIENLICAMAHELNTPTGVSITAVSVITSQLNELKKRFEQQTLSKNQFLEFVQQTEQCTALLDSNLAKTSTLIERFRDISEQLSLNRVAVNLQQFFTDMEKSYHRAYHEKVGFHITIAPDIKFVTIPMLLQSVIAQLVENAIEHAFTDDSKDNKVLISANVISDEVILTVEDNGIGFQLNDPNEVFSPGIRSDKRHSHIGLGLCIVQKTVLVQLKGTIKLKPSTNGSTFEIRLPNLTPAN; via the coding sequence ATGACGGAATTAGCGCCACCTGATTATTCAACCCTGCTGGTAGAGCAATGGTCTGAAACGCTAAATTTAATCGCTAAGATTTTACATGTACCAACAGCTTTGATCATGAAACTTGAGAATAATCAGATCAAAGTGTTTGCTAAGAATATGGATAGGCACAATCCATATCAAATCAATGATAGTGAAATATTTGATGGGTCTGGTTTATATTGTGAACATGTCGTCAAAAGCCAGAAGATGCTGGAAGTTAATAATGCGCTAACAGACCCTGACTGGAATGATAACCCTGATATCAAACTCAATATGATTTATTACCTTGGTTTGCCGTTAAATTATAGCGATGGCACTCCATTTGGCACTATTTGCGTACTAGACAGTAACGCAAGAACCGCCAAAGACGAATACAAAGCATTATTGGCGCATATTAAATCCAATATGGAAGAACAATTACACGCTTATGAGCTGCAACAACGCTTATTTGAAAAGAAAAACCTTAAGCATATTGAAAACCTGATCTGTGCAATGGCTCATGAACTCAACACGCCAACAGGTGTGTCAATTACCGCCGTTAGCGTTATTACCAGTCAATTGAACGAGCTAAAAAAACGATTTGAACAACAAACATTATCCAAAAATCAGTTTCTTGAATTTGTTCAGCAAACAGAGCAATGCACTGCGTTATTAGATTCAAATTTGGCCAAAACCTCGACCCTGATCGAGCGATTTCGTGATATCTCTGAGCAATTGTCACTGAATAGGGTTGCAGTAAACTTACAACAGTTTTTTACCGATATGGAAAAAAGTTATCACCGCGCTTATCATGAAAAAGTTGGCTTTCACATCACCATTGCACCCGATATTAAATTTGTCACTATCCCGATGCTACTACAAAGCGTTATTGCCCAGCTAGTAGAGAACGCTATTGAACATGCTTTTACTGATGATAGTAAAGATAATAAGGTGCTGATCAGCGCTAACGTCATTTCTGATGAAGTTATACTTACCGTTGAAGATAATGGTATTGGCTTTCAGTTAAATGATCCCAATGAGGTATTTTCACCAGGTATTCGATCAGATAAAAGGCACAGCCATATCGGCCTTGGTCTGTGTATCGTGCAAAAAACGGTATTAGTGCAGTTAAAAGGTACAATCAAGCTCAAACCTAGCACCAATGGCAGTACCTTTGAGATCAGGTTGCCAAATTTAACACCAGCAAATTAA
- the uvrY gene encoding UvrY/SirA/GacA family response regulator transcription factor: MINVLLVDDHELVRTGIRKILDEVKGLKVIGEAQTGEEAVQFCRKTEPDVVLMDMNMPGIGGLEATKKIIRYAPDVKVIVLTVYCEDPIPTKVMQIGAAGYLTKGAGPDEMVNAIRAVNSGQRYLTPEIAQQMALSQFKSAEENPFNVLSERELQIMLMITRGEKVPNISEQLVLSTKTINSYRYRMFEKLGVSNDVELTHLAIRHGMLKTEKL; encoded by the coding sequence TTGATAAATGTTTTGTTAGTAGATGACCATGAGTTAGTTCGCACTGGTATTAGGAAGATACTGGACGAAGTCAAAGGGCTTAAGGTTATTGGTGAAGCTCAAACAGGAGAAGAAGCGGTTCAGTTTTGTCGTAAAACTGAACCTGATGTCGTACTAATGGATATGAATATGCCAGGTATTGGCGGTCTGGAAGCTACGAAAAAAATTATCCGTTATGCCCCTGATGTTAAAGTCATTGTATTAACCGTCTATTGTGAAGACCCTATTCCGACCAAAGTGATGCAAATTGGTGCTGCCGGTTATTTAACCAAAGGTGCAGGGCCAGATGAAATGGTCAATGCCATTCGTGCAGTAAATAGTGGTCAGCGTTACTTAACACCGGAAATTGCCCAGCAAATGGCGTTAAGCCAGTTTAAATCTGCGGAAGAGAACCCGTTTAATGTGCTATCAGAGCGCGAACTGCAAATCATGTTAATGATCACTCGTGGTGAAAAGGTACCTAATATCTCAGAACAATTAGTATTAAGCACTAAAACTATTAATAGCTACCGCTACCGTATGTTTGAAAAACTTGGCGTTAGCAATGACGTTGAACTGACTCATTTGGCAATTCGTCATGGTATGTTAAAAACAGAAAAATTGTAA
- a CDS encoding response regulator transcription factor codes for MSVNTILMIDDDVELTELVSQYLQTNGFEVHYSHHGRDIDTLIATHQPDVIVLDLMLPDIDGLTICKSIRADFSGAIIMLTALGDDIDEVTGLEVGADDYLAKPVKPRVLLAHIRAQLRRQSQLQLTHQETSIWCCHDTVKLDTGSRSVESHGQEVILSSAEFDLLVLLAKHAGNTVTRESLHEQIFRLPYDGIDRSIDLRISRIRKKLGDDPKLPSLIKTVRNVGYLLAR; via the coding sequence ATGAGCGTAAATACTATATTAATGATAGATGATGATGTCGAGCTAACGGAGCTGGTGAGTCAATATCTGCAAACCAATGGCTTTGAGGTGCATTATTCTCATCATGGTCGTGATATCGACACCCTGATAGCTACCCATCAACCTGATGTTATCGTGCTTGATTTAATGCTGCCAGATATTGATGGATTAACTATATGTAAGTCGATAAGAGCCGATTTTTCAGGCGCTATCATTATGCTAACGGCATTAGGCGATGATATTGACGAAGTAACTGGCCTTGAAGTTGGCGCAGATGATTATTTGGCTAAACCGGTAAAACCGAGAGTGTTATTAGCGCATATACGTGCACAGCTTCGTCGGCAAAGTCAATTGCAGTTAACGCATCAGGAAACCAGCATTTGGTGCTGTCATGATACGGTTAAACTCGACACTGGCAGCCGTTCGGTGGAAAGCCATGGTCAGGAAGTTATTTTATCGAGTGCGGAGTTTGATTTACTTGTGTTGCTTGCCAAACATGCGGGTAATACGGTTACTCGAGAATCGTTACATGAACAAATCTTTCGTTTGCCCTATGATGGTATTGATCGCTCGATTGATTTACGCATTTCTCGCATTAGGAAAAAGTTGGGTGACGATCCTAAATTACCCAGTTTAATTAAAACTGTGCGCAATGTTGGTTATCTGTTAGCAAGATAA
- the pgsA gene encoding CDP-diacylglycerol--glycerol-3-phosphate 3-phosphatidyltransferase — MWTIPNQITLFRIILIPIFIIVFYLPISWNHFGAFAVFWLASISDALDGYLARRLNQSSSFGAFIDPVADKLMVAAALIMIAVDFQHWYIVVPAMVMIAREIFISALREFMSSKGKRDIVAVSQLGKYKTAAQMLSIMGLIWQPNYDIPLILFNFPYEILMFAAYAFYFIATILTVWTMVVYFRAAWPELKG, encoded by the coding sequence ATGTGGACTATCCCAAATCAAATTACTTTATTTAGAATAATTTTAATCCCAATTTTTATTATTGTTTTTTATCTCCCTATCTCTTGGAATCATTTCGGCGCTTTTGCGGTATTTTGGCTAGCATCGATTAGCGATGCGTTAGATGGTTATTTGGCAAGGCGATTAAATCAGTCATCCTCTTTTGGGGCCTTTATCGACCCCGTGGCTGATAAGCTCATGGTAGCAGCAGCGTTAATCATGATCGCGGTGGATTTTCAGCATTGGTATATTGTGGTACCTGCGATGGTAATGATAGCGCGGGAAATTTTTATCAGTGCATTGCGGGAGTTTATGTCATCAAAAGGTAAACGCGATATCGTCGCGGTGTCCCAGCTAGGCAAGTATAAAACAGCAGCGCAAATGTTAAGTATTATGGGATTAATCTGGCAGCCAAATTATGACATTCCGTTGATATTGTTTAACTTCCCGTATGAAATTTTAATGTTTGCTGCCTATGCCTTTTATTTTATTGCCACTATTTTAACCGTTTGGACCATGGTAGTGTATTTCAGAGCAGCATGGCCGGAGTTAAAAGGCTAA
- a CDS encoding serine protease → MLKKSLVAIAVLMSTSVLADKPANFKVNTNKLAGPLKIVGGEEVKPHALPYQASIQDLNGSHFCGGSIVGQDLILTAAHCMEGVNGESPNIQVRVGAHSLTDGSGQAIKVAKTYTNQEYPNLSKDVAILKLEQEITDPNTAIIKLADQSFFNANIKEKAPLTVSGWGTLTSGGSMPDKLMAVSVPFVTNEVCNSAEAYSGQIQDTEICAGYKEGGKDSCQGDSGGPLMFAKNNEFYQVGVVSWGDGCAAANKYGVYGNVAALKDWIDSAMAGNEPASGLAGDSGDYGDGDGGEYGEESYIAFQDKINYSIDDEALSFSMEVPEGINVIYIATKGGEGDVDISAEYLAEYIEGEEDGSYEDEYLEFDFEDFSDFYSSENIGNDEMIIIERPQAGEWVISFSDFTNFSDVELTVFAH, encoded by the coding sequence ATGTTAAAAAAATCATTAGTCGCAATCGCTGTTTTAATGAGTACGTCTGTATTGGCTGACAAGCCAGCAAATTTTAAAGTGAATACCAATAAATTGGCTGGTCCACTTAAAATTGTTGGTGGTGAAGAAGTTAAACCTCATGCTTTACCTTATCAAGCTTCGATACAGGACTTGAACGGTTCACATTTCTGTGGCGGTTCAATCGTCGGTCAAGATTTGATCTTAACAGCTGCCCACTGTATGGAAGGCGTTAATGGTGAATCACCTAACATTCAGGTACGAGTAGGCGCCCACAGCTTAACGGATGGTTCTGGCCAGGCAATAAAAGTTGCCAAGACGTATACCAATCAGGAATATCCTAACCTTTCAAAAGATGTTGCCATCTTAAAGTTAGAGCAGGAAATTACCGATCCAAATACCGCTATTATTAAACTTGCCGATCAATCGTTCTTTAATGCAAATATTAAAGAAAAAGCACCGTTAACCGTATCCGGCTGGGGCACTTTAACCTCAGGTGGCAGTATGCCCGATAAATTAATGGCAGTATCTGTGCCGTTTGTAACGAATGAAGTATGTAATAGCGCAGAAGCTTACAGCGGACAAATTCAGGATACTGAAATTTGTGCTGGCTATAAAGAAGGCGGTAAAGATTCCTGTCAAGGAGACAGTGGTGGCCCATTAATGTTTGCTAAAAATAATGAATTTTATCAAGTTGGTGTGGTTAGCTGGGGCGACGGTTGTGCCGCAGCAAACAAATACGGTGTTTACGGCAATGTCGCAGCACTTAAAGATTGGATTGACAGCGCTATGGCAGGCAATGAACCTGCATCTGGTTTAGCCGGTGACAGTGGTGACTATGGAGATGGTGACGGCGGTGAGTACGGCGAAGAAAGCTATATCGCATTTCAAGATAAAATCAACTATTCAATCGACGATGAAGCCTTGTCTTTCTCTATGGAAGTGCCTGAAGGTATTAACGTGATTTACATCGCAACTAAAGGCGGCGAAGGTGATGTTGATATTTCAGCAGAATACTTAGCTGAATACATCGAAGGTGAAGAAGACGGTAGTTATGAAGATGAGTATCTTGAGTTTGACTTCGAAGATTTTAGTGATTTCTACTCGTCAGAAAACATTGGCAATGACGAAATGATCATTATTGAACGTCCACAAGCGGGAGAATGGGTAATTTCATTCAGTGACTTTACTAACTTCAGTGATGTTGAGCTAACGGTATTTGCTCACTAA